DNA sequence from the Alkaliphilus metalliredigens QYMF genome:
ACTGCAGACTGTCCGGTGGCGGCAATGGAGAACCAAGAAAAAGCACTTTATGCAGTACAGTTTCACCCTGAAGTAGAGCATACTGAAAAAGGCAAAGAGATATTAAAAAACTTTTTATATGAAGTGTGTCATTGTCAAGGAGACTGGACAATGGAAAATTATATTGAAAAGGAAATAGAAGCCATTCGAAATCTAGTGGGAGACCGCAAGGTCCTCTGTGCTTTATCCGGTGGTGTAGATTCTTCTGTGGCTGCAGTGCTTGTTCATCAAGCAATCGGCGACAACCTAACCTGTGTGTTTGTTGACCATGGGTTACTTCGAAAAGATGAGGGGGACTGGGTGGAAGATATCTTTAGAAACCAGTTCGAGATGAATTTTATTCGTGTGAATGCAGAGGAACGTTTTTTAGGAAAATTGAAGGGTGTGACGGATCCAGAGCTGAAGCGAAAAGCGATTGGCGAGCTGTTTATCCGGGTTTTTGAAGAGGAAGCACAGAAAATTGGGGACTTTGATTTCTTAGTCCAAGGAACCCTATATCCAGACATCATTGAAAGTGGTACTGAGACTGCGGCGGTGATTAAAAGTCATCACAATGTAGGTGGCTTACCTGAGGATATGAAGTTTCAACTTATTGAGCCTTTTAAGTTTCTTTTTAAGGATGAAGTGAGAATCGCAGGTCTAGAACTGGGTGTCCCTGAGGAAATTGTATGGAGACAGCCATTCCCAGGACCAGGCCTAGCTGTGCGGGTGTTAGGAGAAATTACAGAGGAGAAGCTCCACATTGTTCGTGAAGCTGATGCCATTGTTAGAGATGAGATTATAAAGGCAGGGCTACATCGACAGATTTGGCAATACTTCGCCGTATTACCCAATATTATGAGTGTTGGGGTCATGGGAGACGAAAGAACCTATGCTCATACAATTGGCATTCGTGCCATTACAAGCTCAGATGCCATGACCGCTGATTGGGCTCGAATCCCCTTCGAGGTTTTAGAGAATATGTCTAGACGGATTGTAAATGAAGTTGAGGGTGCCAACCGTATTGTCTATGATATTACGTCTAAGCCACCATCAACAGTGGAGTGGGAGTAGGCTAAAGACATTCGAAATGTTGAATGATAGAGGATTATAAAGGTAGAGGATATAAAAATGGTGGTTTAGATTTTTGCTCAAATTTTGGGCTGTCTAAACCACCATTTTTTTAGTTTATCAACTTGAAAAATTTTATTAGGAGTTGGTAAAATGAAGAATAAAAATGGACTAAAACAGATTATTATGACAAAAAGAAGTGATTTAACTTACAAAGAATTAGAGGAAGACTATATTAAGGAGTGTAGGGTTAATAATCTTTCGGAGTACACTATTGATTTTTATGTTATTAGTGGAAGAACTTTTGGAAAGTTTGTTGATGTTAATGGATTGAAAGTAGCGGGAATTAAAAGAGATTTAATAGATGACTATATCTTACATCTAAAGGATACAGGAGTTAAAGATATTACAATCAATACTTATATTCATGGCATTTCACCTATAATAAAACACGGAATGGTATTAGGGATCATAGAAAAATTCGGTTTTAAGGATATTAAGACTACAGAACAAATTAAAGAAGTGTATACAGATGAGGAACCGGTGTATAGCAATTGTCAAAATTATAGGTAGGCTACTTAAAGGGGGATATTCCTCTAATAAAACTTAAATTTTATTGGCTGAGTATCGGCATTCGGTTAAAATAATCAGCGAGCATGAGGATGTAAGAGTTACAAGGGTGAGGCATAGTGGAGGATATGTAGAATATATCATGTATCCCCCCTACAATTGTATGGCATATGAGATGGATTGTTGTATTTTAAGCTTAAGCTATGTTAAACTCTGTTGTTGATTTTTATATAATTATGTAGCGAATTAGTGCTAGTCAAATTATATTGAAATTTCAAAGGTATTCAGTGGACTTGTGTAGAATGATATAGTGACACATAAGATGAAAAGGGCGACATAACCCTCATACAAAAGGAGATGATGGATTTATGAAGGAAAATAAAATAAATAAAAATTGCTGAGGATCTCAAATGGATTCTACTGGTCTAGTAGAAGAAAAAAAGTTATGTCGTAATTGTAACGAAGAAGGAACGAAAGTAAAAACGATTACAGTAAAGCATATGGTTATCGGTAGCTTGCTTCCAACAGTAACAGATGCTGACTATTATTTATGTACTAATGGAAAATGCGACATTGCTTACTATAGTTCTGAATCAGACTTGCAGATAAAAAAGGAGCAAGTCAAAGTGCCCATTTGGTTTAAGGAAGATGCGAATCCTAAATATATTTGTTATTGTAATCGAGTAACGGAAGCGCATATCATTAATGCTGTAAGAAATGAAGGAGCTAAAAACATGAAGGATATTATTAAGCTAACTAGTGCTATGAAGAATGGGAAATGTGAAGTTAATCATCCCACAGGAAAATGCTGTAGTCCCATAATTCAGGAAGTAATAAATAACGCTTTGGGAATTTGAAGAACCAGCAAATTTTAAGACGCACTTTCTATTCTATACGACATAAAATATTTGAAGAATGACTATATACTCAAAAATAGTACTATAGCCATTCTTCTTTTATTTTATAAAATATCAACATTTATCTTTAACAGAGCCTAACCTTAAAATACTATAGCTTAGTACAAAGAGTAGGATAGAAGTAAACCCTGCTTTTATTTTGCAGGTAATTCCATATATTTGTAGAATAATGAGGAAATAACAGGAAAATATAAGGTTTTACAAGACATAGAAATGGGTGATATTATGGAAGTTAGGTTTAAAGAGAATAAAAAACTGTATAAAATCTATGAGTATAGCATGGTGAGTTTAGCCTTAATTGTAGTTTCTATATTAATATTTGAGCTCATGTTTAATTTATCAGAATCAGCAAGTAGAGTGCTTTACCTACTGGATAATGCAATACTAGGAGTTTTCATAGTAGATTATATATTAAGATTGATAGTTTCAACAAACAAGAAAGTATTTATCAAGAAAAATGTATTAGATTTGATTGCTATAATGCCTTTTTCCTCTATATTTAGAGCTTTTAGATTAGCAAGGCTAGTAAGATTAGCGAGGTTATCTAAATTCAATAGATTGATAAGAGCAAGTGTTTGGCTAGGAAGATTCAAGGATAAACTCTTGGTTTTCGTTAAAACAAACGGTTTGATTTATATGATTGTGGTTACGATGCTTATGATATTAGTAGGTGCAACAGGTATATACTTATTAGGTGAAATGAGTTTTGTGGACGGAATTTGGTGGGCTTTTGTTACAGCCACAACAGTCGGTTATGGTGACATATCACCAGTGAGTTTAGGAGGACGGGTACTGGCAGGAGTATTAATGTTAGTTGGAATTGGTTTTATCGGAATGCTAACGGGAACAATTGCTACTTATTTTTTAGCTGGTGATAAAAGAGTCCAAAAAACATACAAAGATGAAATGCTAGATTTAGTTAAAGATAAATTGAATAATTTTGAAGAGCTAACATCCGATGATATTGATGATATTCATTTTGTGCTTAAAGGATTAAAGAATAAGAGTTGAAATACATAGTAGTTCACAATAGCTTTATTTCTTGATAGCTTCAAATTTCGACAATCTAAGCAGAAATGATTGTATAAGATGTAAATATAACTAAGAAGGGGTGTGTAAGTCTGTGAAAAAGTCGAAAAAATTAATTCTTTTAGTCGTTACAATTTTATTATTAAGTCTTGCTATGACAACCAGTGTCTTTGCATCGGATATCAAAGTAACGATAAATAACACATATTTAAATTTTGAACAACCACCAGTTGTTGAAAAGGGGAGAACGTTAGTACCTTTAAGAGCAATATTTGAAGCACTAGGTGCTAAAGTAGATTGGGAGGACTCCACTAGGACTATAACTGGAACCAAAGATTCTACTGTCGTAAGGCTACAACTAGGAAATAGCACTGCCACTGTAAATGGTACGAACATAACCCTACAAGTTCCTGCTACCTCAGTTAATGGACGTACTGTCGTTCCTACACGTTTTATTGCTGAAAGCTTAGGAGCTAATGTTGATTGGGACGGAACAACAAGAACTGTAATTATTACGACTGGTGAGAATATAAAAGAACCAACGCCACAACCAACACCTGAACCAGCACCAATATATTTAGGGCGGATTAATATCAATACTGCAAGTCTACAAGAATTACAAGAAATAATTCATATTAATGAAGTGAGGTCAAAGCAATTAGTAGAGTTAAGGCCATTTACTTCAATTAATGATTTAACTAAAATAAGTGGTATTGCTGATGTTAGACTTAAAGATATTATTGAACAAGGGAAAGCTTATGTTGACTAAAGGGATTATAGATTTGTTATAAGGAAGTGAGGTAATGCAACTAGAAGTATGGTGGTATACTCACTTGAGCAAAAATAGAACAGAATAGCCTACTACTTATTCCATGTGCGAGTAGGCATAATACTAGTTAATATACACCAATGGATATGGTCTATTCATTACACATCGCAGTAGGAATACATAAGCGTGGTTAGAACCGTATTTATAGTGCTACTGTGTATATAGCTATCAACTATCTCATGTTGAAAAGAAACAAACTGATATATCTAAACCGTAGTCTACTTAAAAATCGTAGACACCTTTGATAAACTCTATCAATCAATACTTCGCCGTATTACCGAATATTATGAGTGTTGGGGCCATGGGAGACGAAAGAACCTCAATTGCCATTCATGCCATTACAAGCTCAGATGCCATGACCGCTGATTGGGCTCGAATCCCCTTTGAGGTTTTAGAAAATATGTCTAGACGGATTGTGAACGAAGTCCAGGGAGCCAACCGTATTGTCTATGTATTACGTCGAAGCCTCCAGCAACTGTGGAATGGGAGTAGGCATTAAAACGAATTATTAAACCGTTAAATCGATTGAACATACGCATTAAGTCATATGAAATAATAAAATAACAAAATAATATTCGATTTTCTATTGACCTTTTAAATTCGATTTGGTATCATTAAGTTGTAATTAGCTCAGTCGAAAATTGAAGACTCATATAATGTCGATAATAGGGTTCGACAGTTTCTACAGGATCACCGAAAATGATTCTACTATGAGTGAAAGTGTACCTAGGGTTCCGTTCTTCTTATATGATACATGAGAGAAGAAGCAGGTCCGAGCGGTACAAGCATATCATATGCGACACCGAAGGGATAAAAGCCCAGGCGGATAGGTTTCACTTCGAAAGAAAACCTATCCGACTGGGTTTTTCTATGTGTATTTTTTTATTGCTAGTAAACTTATTGCATAAGAAATCGCATATTCCTAAATAATAAAAAATGAGTACATATCCGTTTTTCACATAAGGGGAGGATGGCATCCAATGAACAGAATACAAACATCTACATGGGATTTAGAAAGAATCTTGAAACTAAAAGAACATCAAACCAACTGTAGAGAAACCAGAGGGTGTACATCCCACAGTACATCTACTGGTATTTTTAATCATACTGAGATTTTTTTGTTACTACATTAATTAATGGCAGCTAAGTGTTCTTAGCTGCTTTTCTTTCACAAAAGTTCAATAGAAGGAGGGGGAAAATGCTAGAAAATGACATTAATCACATTAAAATAGGGATAATCGGTGGTGGTCAGCTAGGAAAAATGATGATCCTAGAGGGGCAAAAAATGGGTCTACAGTTTATTATATTAGATCCGGACTCTCATTGCCCAGCGGCCCCCATTGCAGATGAACAGATTGTTGCAGACTTCTATGATCAGGAGAAGATTGAAGCCTTAGCAGAGAGTTGTCATATATTGACCTATGAGTTTGAACATATCGATGCCGATGTATTGATCTCCCTCCAGGAGAAGGGTTATATGATTGAACCGGCTCCCCAAATTTTAAAGGTCATTCAGGACAAATATGAGCAAAAAAAACGACTAAGGGACAATGACATTCCTGTAGGAGATTTCAAAAAAGTGTATAGCATAGGGGACATTTACGAAGCCATTGAGGATTTCCAGCTACCAATCCTATTGAAAAGCTGTCGAGGTGGATATGATGGGAAGGGAAACTACTTGATCAATGATCTGGATGAAGTGGAATTGGCATATAAAAGCCTAGGTAATGGACAAGCTGATCTAATGGTGGAAGCCTTTGTTCCCTTTGAGAAAGAGATTTCGGCCATTGTGGCTAGGGGCATAAATGGGGAAATAAAGGTATTCCCAATGGCGGAGAACATTCATGTAGACAACATTTTGAATACAACCATATTTCCGGCTCAGATTAGTCAAAGGGCAGAAGACCAAGCTAAAGAAGTGGCTATGAAGACCATGGAAATGCTAAAAGGTGTAGGGGTATTTTGTGTCGAAATGTTTATAGACAAAGACGAACGTGTTTTAGTCAATGAAATTGCGCCACGGACTCATAACTCTGGACATTTCACCATAGAAGCCTGCGTCACCTCTCAATTTGCTCAACAGTTACGTTGTCTTTTAGGACTTCCCTTAGGGGATGTGGGACTACTGAGCTCAGGTGTTATGGTTAATCTACTAGGAGAAAACAAACAAAGGGGCCCAGCTAAAATGATTGGGGTAGCTGAAGTATTGAAAATCCCTGGGGTGTTTCTACACTATTATGGAAAGACAGAGACTTCTCCACAACGGAAAATGGGGCATGTAACCATATTGGGAAGTAGTATTGATGAGGCCATGGAAAAGGCAGTGGATGTGAGAAAGCTTTTGAGGGTGGTGTCTCAGGACAAGAATGATTAAAGTTTGGGTTGTCTTTACATCTTATAGAGTTTTAATTGTTTATAGATAATATAAGTAATTTTTTCAAATAAGAGGAAATGATAGGAGGTTTGTCTATGTTAGATCCAGTGGTGAGTATTATTATGGGAAGTGATTCTGACTTGCATGTGATGAAAGAGGCGGCTGAGATATTAGAATATCTTGAGGTTTCCTTTGAATGTCGTATCGTGTCTGCCCATAGAACCCCTCATGGAATGATTGAATTTGCACAGGAGGCAGAGGGACGAGAGATTCAAGTGATTATTGCAGGAGCAGGAGGGGCAGCCCATCTTCCGGGCATGGTGGCAGCGCTAACTACGTTACCAGTCATCGGTGTTCCTGTGAAAAGCAAGTCATTAAATGGTGTCGATTCCCTACATTCCATTGTACAGATGCCTCCTGGAATCCCCGTGGCCACAGTTGCCATCGACGGTGCAAAAAATGCAGGGATTTTGGCAGCACAAATTATTGCTTTACAGGATGAAAACATCAGGAAAAACTTAAAAAGATATAGAGTTGAACTAGAAAAAATGGTTCAAGACAAGGCAAATCGCCTAGAAGAAGTCGGTTATCGAGAGTATACTTTGTAAAGGGGTGTCGGCATGGAACAATTGGAAAAGTTAGAGATGCTTTATGAAGGAAAGGCAAAAAAAGTCTACGGAACACAAAATGTAGATCAAGTCATTGTTGAATATAAGGATGATGCAACAGCCTTTAATGGTGAAAAAAAGGGGACAATTGAAACAAAGGGTATTGTCAACAATCAAATGTCAGCCATTATTTTTGAAATGCTTACAACAATGGGAATTGAAAATCACTTTGTTAAGCTTTTAAGTGAACGAGAGATGCTTGTGAAGTCCGTCAAGATACTTCCAGTGGAGGTCATCATTAGAAACATTGCAGCAGGTTCCATGGCAAAAAGACTGGGTATTGAAGAAGGACATGTTTTAAAATCAACGGTGTTAGAGTTTTGCTATAAAAATGATGAGCTAGGAGATCCTTTGATCAACGAATATCACATCGAAGCATTGGGATTTGCAACTAAAGAAGAAATTGAAAGCATTAAAGCCATGACATTTCAGATAAATGAAATACTAAAGGAATTTTTCCTAACCAAGGACCTAAAGCTAGTGGATTTCAAGCTAGAGTTTGGATTATATAAAGGAATGGTTATTTTAGCAGATGAAGTGTCACCTGACACTTGTCGGCTATGGGATGTTCACACCAATGAGAAATTAGATAAGGATCGATTTAGAAGGGATTTAGGAAATGTCAAGGAAGCCTATGAGGAAATACTAAGAAGATTAAAATAAGGAGGCGTTAATAATGAAGGTAAATATATTTGTGACTTTGAAGGATAGTATTGCAGATCCACAGGGGAATGCCATCCATGGTGCCTTAAAGCAACTGGATTATAAGAATGTGGAGGATGTTCGAATCGGAAAGTTAATTGAAGTGGTCTTAGGAGATATTTCTAAGGAGGAGGCTGAAAAGCAGCTTCAAGAGATGTGTAAGAAGTTATTAACCAATCCAGTAATTGAAAATTATCGATATGAATGGGTAGACTAAGGGAGGGCTAAAAATGCGTTTTGGAATTGTTGTTTTTCCAGGATCTAATTGTGATATTGATTGTTACTATGTGTTAAAGGATGAACTTCAGCAGGAAGTTGAATATATATGGCATGAGGAAGAGCTTAAAGAAGGTTTTGATTGTATTATTTTACCTGGTGGATTTTCCTATGGCGACTATTTACGATGTGGGGCGGTGGCACAATTTTCTAAGGTAATGGAAGGGGTCAAGGTCTATGCCCATGCAGGTGGTTTAGTTGTGGGGATCTGTAACGGATTTCAAATCCTAACTGAAGCAGGATTATTGCCCGGGGCATTGGTTCGTAATAAGGGGTTGAAGTTTATTTGTGATACAACGCCTTTAAAGGTAACGGAAGCAAATAGTCCCTTTACCAATCAATATCAAAAGGGTGAAGTGATACAGATTCCAATTGCCCATGGAGAAGGAAATTATGTGGTGGATGAGGTCACACTAGCAGAAA
Encoded proteins:
- the guaA gene encoding glutamine-hydrolyzing GMP synthase yields the protein MKQELVLILDFGGQYNQLIARRVREHNIYCEVVPYKITAEEIKLKNPKGLILTGGPSSVYGESTPRCEEEIFQLDIPILGICYGGQLMAHTLGGKVNRAKNREYGKTALQVDGNSKLFKEVAQDSICWMSHTDFIETAPAGFKITGTTADCPVAAMENQEKALYAVQFHPEVEHTEKGKEILKNFLYEVCHCQGDWTMENYIEKEIEAIRNLVGDRKVLCALSGGVDSSVAAVLVHQAIGDNLTCVFVDHGLLRKDEGDWVEDIFRNQFEMNFIRVNAEERFLGKLKGVTDPELKRKAIGELFIRVFEEEAQKIGDFDFLVQGTLYPDIIESGTETAAVIKSHHNVGGLPEDMKFQLIEPFKFLFKDEVRIAGLELGVPEEIVWRQPFPGPGLAVRVLGEITEEKLHIVREADAIVRDEIIKAGLHRQIWQYFAVLPNIMSVGVMGDERTYAHTIGIRAITSSDAMTADWARIPFEVLENMSRRIVNEVEGANRIVYDITSKPPSTVEWE
- a CDS encoding phage integrase SAM-like domain-containing protein; this encodes MKNKNGLKQIIMTKRSDLTYKELEEDYIKECRVNNLSEYTIDFYVISGRTFGKFVDVNGLKVAGIKRDLIDDYILHLKDTGVKDITINTYIHGISPIIKHGMVLGIIEKFGFKDIKTTEQIKEVYTDEEPVYSNCQNYR
- a CDS encoding Csac_0668 family 2Fe-2S cluster-binding (seleno)protein, whose amino-acid sequence is MDSTGLVEEKKLCRNCNEEGTKVKTITVKHMVIGSLLPTVTDADYYLCTNGKCDIAYYSSESDLQIKKEQVKVPIWFKEDANPKYICYCNRVTEAHIINAVRNEGAKNMKDIIKLTSAMKNGKCEVNHPTGKCCSPIIQEVINNALGI
- a CDS encoding potassium channel family protein; protein product: MGDIMEVRFKENKKLYKIYEYSMVSLALIVVSILIFELMFNLSESASRVLYLLDNAILGVFIVDYILRLIVSTNKKVFIKKNVLDLIAIMPFSSIFRAFRLARLVRLARLSKFNRLIRASVWLGRFKDKLLVFVKTNGLIYMIVVTMLMILVGATGIYLLGEMSFVDGIWWAFVTATTVGYGDISPVSLGGRVLAGVLMLVGIGFIGMLTGTIATYFLAGDKRVQKTYKDEMLDLVKDKLNNFEELTSDDIDDIHFVLKGLKNKS
- a CDS encoding stalk domain-containing protein; this encodes MKKSKKLILLVVTILLLSLAMTTSVFASDIKVTINNTYLNFEQPPVVEKGRTLVPLRAIFEALGAKVDWEDSTRTITGTKDSTVVRLQLGNSTATVNGTNITLQVPATSVNGRTVVPTRFIAESLGANVDWDGTTRTVIITTGENIKEPTPQPTPEPAPIYLGRININTASLQELQEIIHINEVRSKQLVELRPFTSINDLTKISGIADVRLKDIIEQGKAYVD
- a CDS encoding 5-(carboxyamino)imidazole ribonucleotide synthase, translated to MLENDINHIKIGIIGGGQLGKMMILEGQKMGLQFIILDPDSHCPAAPIADEQIVADFYDQEKIEALAESCHILTYEFEHIDADVLISLQEKGYMIEPAPQILKVIQDKYEQKKRLRDNDIPVGDFKKVYSIGDIYEAIEDFQLPILLKSCRGGYDGKGNYLINDLDEVELAYKSLGNGQADLMVEAFVPFEKEISAIVARGINGEIKVFPMAENIHVDNILNTTIFPAQISQRAEDQAKEVAMKTMEMLKGVGVFCVEMFIDKDERVLVNEIAPRTHNSGHFTIEACVTSQFAQQLRCLLGLPLGDVGLLSSGVMVNLLGENKQRGPAKMIGVAEVLKIPGVFLHYYGKTETSPQRKMGHVTILGSSIDEAMEKAVDVRKLLRVVSQDKND
- the purE gene encoding 5-(carboxyamino)imidazole ribonucleotide mutase, whose protein sequence is MLDPVVSIIMGSDSDLHVMKEAAEILEYLEVSFECRIVSAHRTPHGMIEFAQEAEGREIQVIIAGAGGAAHLPGMVAALTTLPVIGVPVKSKSLNGVDSLHSIVQMPPGIPVATVAIDGAKNAGILAAQIIALQDENIRKNLKRYRVELEKMVQDKANRLEEVGYREYTL
- the purC gene encoding phosphoribosylaminoimidazolesuccinocarboxamide synthase, yielding MEQLEKLEMLYEGKAKKVYGTQNVDQVIVEYKDDATAFNGEKKGTIETKGIVNNQMSAIIFEMLTTMGIENHFVKLLSEREMLVKSVKILPVEVIIRNIAAGSMAKRLGIEEGHVLKSTVLEFCYKNDELGDPLINEYHIEALGFATKEEIESIKAMTFQINEILKEFFLTKDLKLVDFKLEFGLYKGMVILADEVSPDTCRLWDVHTNEKLDKDRFRRDLGNVKEAYEEILRRLK
- the purS gene encoding phosphoribosylformylglycinamidine synthase subunit PurS, whose translation is MKVNIFVTLKDSIADPQGNAIHGALKQLDYKNVEDVRIGKLIEVVLGDISKEEAEKQLQEMCKKLLTNPVIENYRYEWVD
- the purQ gene encoding phosphoribosylformylglycinamidine synthase subunit PurQ, whose product is MRFGIVVFPGSNCDIDCYYVLKDELQQEVEYIWHEEELKEGFDCIILPGGFSYGDYLRCGAVAQFSKVMEGVKVYAHAGGLVVGICNGFQILTEAGLLPGALVRNKGLKFICDTTPLKVTEANSPFTNQYQKGEVIQIPIAHGEGNYVVDEVTLAEMKTKGQILFTYGENPNGSTGDIAGICNEGKNVMGLMPHPERASEALLGNVDGKKFFQSIMHYLEGGKNND